The DNA window TCCTCTTCCAGCTTGTTCATGGCAGCAGGAAGCAATTTTGGCCACCTGGGATTGTGGAACATGGTAACAGTGAACTGGAGGAGGGGGGGTTGTAAATTTGccattgtatgtatgtatatatgggtaatgagtatatacatatatgttaGTTAACCAAATTAAAAGGGATGTGCCTGTGTGATCGACTAGTTGTCTAACATCCTCTGGGGTTAATGATGATAGTAGAGGTGTAGAGAATATATGGGAAATAGAAGTGCAGATATGGAAATATCTTATCTAATCTATTGCTGAAGAGATGCTGATGTTGCACTTTAGCTCTGATGGACCCTTTTCTGGGTctggaatgcagaagtaaactatagcCTGGTAAACTTGTATAGATGAAATTCTTTGCATCCCTATTTGcttcaacagcaaaagaaaaaatccacagttATGTTTACACAACTttccaaaaaaggaaaaaaataagatAGCGGTGGGTtatggcaaatttactgtcactccctcagcaactgttcttttttttaaatgaatgccaGTGTTATTTAATAGaaagaataatgttttaaatttacacaAAATTATTATGAAGTTTAGAGTATATTAAAGTTTACTATGTTTTGGCTATGCTGCTAAACAAGGTGGAAATGCCATCAGTCTGTATAAACGGTCCATTGTATGTAGAGTCACAGAAATTCATGGGCAGTGAGATGCCTGTAAAATTACAAGGCATAGTATTGAGGGTTTTTAGAGGGTGGAATGTGTTGGTGTGTGTATACTTACTAGAAACATTTTTGAGAAAATGGAATAAAGTAAGAGGGTCTGGAAGTTTCCTGTCACTGGGTGAGAGAAAGTAGAGATTGTGAGTAAGAGTTGGAATGTGATAAAGTGATCAGACTAATGACTTTTCAAGACATCGTCAGCTATGCCTATAATAATTTCTGGTGTTAACTGTGCTTCCCTCAGGGTGCTACATGGGGTGATGATGATGTCCTTCTCTTTGAACCCCACTCCAGACCAATTACCTGCATGGCCTTCTCATCTCAATCTTCTAAGCTCATCACTGTCAGCTATGATGGCTCTGCACGCAGCATGGACTTGGAGAAGGCTGTGTTTGATGAGGTGAAAACTGCAGTCCAATTTCAGCCATTTTAAAATCATTGGTTGATtagaaacatgttttatttttttctagctgATGCACTGAGCTAAATCCCTTTTTAGCAAATTATGCTGGGTAGTGCCATTGCCTGTAATGTCATCTAAGTTATACTCGCATTTTGTTAAAGCTGAATAGCCAGAGGGTAACTGGCTCCCCCAACTGAGCCTTGGGCCTTATTCATAAAATGATCTTAAATGTAATTATACAATAATTTCCTAAATGTTCCTacgaacaaataaaaaaatgtacatagCACGAAGAATAATCCTAAATGCATCctactttataaataaaaattaatcttaaaaaatGCTAACGAGAATGAGCGCATGGACTCCACCTACAGAACCCCCACAAATATCCAAATATGGTGAGACAGAATACAATAAAAGCGCATGTTATTCAATAgtttattaattaattcattcatatGGAATGTTCTTGCGCGGTTGGCAAGGTTTTCTAAAAAAGTGAGTGCAGCTACCAGTGTCTGCCCACATAATGTGGAATATTCAACAACTTCTCATCAGTTATTCATGTTCATCATCAATAATAAATCCATTCGTTGACCGCGTTTACTGTAAATCCACACCATTCTTCAACCAATGTCCATATTCTTGCTAAACCTTAATTCCAAAAAGAGGTTTCCATGctcttttaaatataataaaatatgcatagtCTAAATGGCAATCGTGTTCTTTATAAACTACATGTGTTCTTTTCTCGCTGTTTTCTTCTGCTCGCTCTTGCCATTGAGATTGTTGCAGTGCTTTTTAAACAtctgtaggctatattgatttagcTATGTTTACCTGTAAAATCTCTCCTTCTATCTCGTAGTTAGCTCATAGGTCTCAGAATTATTATGGAAATGTGCAGATAGggctaaataaatattctgttacAGCAGATATCCAAAATAAGTCATTTACGCATAAATAATCTAAATAAAACCACATTTCGACTCATATCGGAATGTTCttgtcacaaaaaaacatttgtacgcATGCTTTTCAGTTGACGTATACATAAGAAAATTTTCACAtcagtttctgcctttataaATCCCGATTTGTTCCTCTCTTTTGATGTAGGATCAAATCCATTGGAATGAAATTaaggaaaaaatatgatcgtatgtacgttttataaatgaggcccctgGTTTCTgccgaggattttttttttctcctcaaacTAATATCTTATGGAGCTTGTCGATCCACAAACTAACATCTATTTTTATCCACAAACtaacatcttatgaagtttttCATTCCTTGCCACATtggcctttggcttgctcactgggggcctaaagacaaaacatttaaatcatgattttcaattacatttttcaatgaaactgctcaatgaggactttaagacattacagacgctacagtatgattttctgtaaagctgctttgaaacagtgtttattgTGAAAAGTTCTATACATATGAAAATGACTTTTAGATGGGTTTTTGTGTTTACAGTAGTCATATGTAGGCTGTTTATTGTGACATGGGAAGATATTTTATGTATACTCTTTCTGGTGTGAACTCACATTCAAAAGTTTTAATCTTGCTTCTTGCTCCCATTTACAGATGTACAAGTTTTACAAGTTACAACTCTATTTTGTACTCAGGTGTATCGCTCATCCTCTGGCCTGAAAAGTTTTGACTTTTTGTCAAGTGACTGTTCCACTTTACTACTCAGTGACTGGGATGGAGATGTTGCTATTGTTGACCGTAGAACTCCAGGGTGAGAAATGGGCTTTTAccacaacatttaaacatatatatggCTTATTTaagcttaaaattattatttttttttttactgacaacATACAAATAGTAATGCATGATATGTGTTTACAGGGCCTCATATGAGTCACTGTACACCATAGATCCAAAGGCCTTGCGCAGTGTTCATGTCCATCCTGTGAAACAGCAATATTTTGTTGTTGCAGAGAGCAGGTACGCTTCATATTTTAGGAAAGCCTGCCTATTGTGTTTGGTTTTTTAGGTACATTTCTCTGCATTTTTTGGGATGTTTATAGAGcacctgcccactttttcagctgcatTTACCAAACAAAATTTCTCTTGTGAGGTCCAAACCCCAAATGATTTTTcattttccatgaaacacaaaagggatTTTTTAGCAAATGTTcaggttgctcttttccattcaacaaaAGTAGACAATAATGGGGACTTTCAGTCAACCTCAGAAATGTGCATTTATCTTTGATTACAGCTGGTGATGGAACATATTTCTCCTCTTTTAGTTCAGTGCACATATATGACTTGCGTAGTCTGAAAAGAAGGAACAACCAGGCAGTCTGTCAACTCAACGGTCACTCCCGCAGTATCTCCAGTGCTTTTTTCTCTCCTGTCACAGGCAACAGAGTTCTTACAACCTGCTTGGACAACAAAATCAGGTGCTGAAGTCAAAAGTGCCTCTGTtaaaagtgcttattttagtgccTAATAGATCTACCTCTAATAGTCAAATTCCTACATTCTCTTCGGCAAATGCTCCAGTAGGGGGTGCCAGTGCATCATGACATTACCATAAACATGGTCAATCTGACTGAATCTCATCATGAGCCAAAATAGTACAGATATCTATAGAATGGACAGCAATTGTTACTGTTGCATATGTCTAGCTCTCAACTGGCATAACTTGATCTGGCATACTGATCTCACTGAGGCAAATGCCTGCATAATTTAAGATCTAGATGCCTGGGTAGCTcggcaagtaaagacgctgactgccacacctggagtcgcaagttcgataCCAGGGCATacagagtgactccagtcaggcttcctaagcaatcagttggcccggttgctagggtgggtagagtcacgttgggttaaccttctcatggttgctataatgtggttctcactcagtggggcatgtggtgagttgtgcgtggatgccgcggagaaaagCGTGAAGtatccacatgcgctaggtctccgtggtaacgtgcttaacaagccacgcgataagatgcgtggtttgacagtctcagatgcagaggcaactgagattcatcctccgggttgaggtgagtcactacaccaccacgaggacctagagtgcattgggaattgggcattctaaattggggagaacaaggggagaaaatccacacacacacacacaaagacttaGATGCACATTTAGATGCAAACATTTCTCTTAGCTAACCTCAACAAAACAATTGGACACTTTACTCAAAGGCTACATGTAGGAGTTTTACATTTGCACATTTTCCAAAATGTACGCTCTGTATTGTCCACTACTGAAATAGGACCTAAAGAGTTATAAAACATAACAGACACTTAAGTATGAAAGTGCCTCCCAAGAAACCTGTTGCATACATTTTATTTGGCTTTTTGTTATTTCTTTTTAGGGTATTCAACACTTCTCAAATGGTTGACAGAGCTCCTCTGCTAGGCTCAGTTAGGTAAGTTTGGTTATTATGTGTGTTCTTTAAGGGATGTTTAACTCATGCTTCTTTGGCTTGATAGTCTTTATAAATGTCATCATTAGCACAGCCAGTTTTTAAATCAAGACATGATTGTTTGAAGTGTGTTCAGTTAAATCAGTCCTCTTGTAATTGAGACCAAACGTCTCAGTGATGTCTAGCATGTCTTTTTATGCAGGCACGATATGAAGACAGGCCGGTGGTTGTCCAAGCTTAGTGCAGTGTGGGACCCCAAGCAGGAAGACTGTTTTGTGATAGGCAGCATGGCCTGGCCTCGCCAAATTCAGGTGTATCATGAGAGCTGTCATCTCCTTCACTCTTTTCAAAACGAGGAGCACCTGACCACCATGTGCTCCATCACGGCATTCCACCCAAGCAGGAATGCTTTGCTTGGAGGCAATGAAAGTGGGATGCTGCATGTCTTTTCTGACCAACACTAAGACCATTAAGATCAATTTGTTGATTTTTAGTGTTCTGTTAATGTTAtgtccctttttttcttttaaccaatagtgtttgtaatattttatatggAATATACTGTTCGTTTTGTTACTGTaacattaaatgtaataatattaaagaaaaatagcaatagtaatattgtttcttttttctattaaaggaatagttcacccagaaatgaaaatttgctgataatttactcacccacaggccatccaagagtttctttcttcatcaaaacagaatttaagatttttaggatttaatttcaggcctcctttaaacaatgcaagtgaaggtccaaaatgcatatttagggtgcatcaaaataatccacacgactccagtcaacaaataaagttcttctgaacccaaacaattgattatttttagaaacaaaacaatatttatatattttttttaactacaaatgttcgcttctgtacatctctgtgatgtgcgctcatgagaaggATGATGTAAGCTCGCTGGTAAGGTCATGCATCaggtggaggaggcaggaagcgcgttattgtttacaatagaaacttgtgccgttcacaaaccataatcgtccaaaacaatttcaaaacaatataaataaaataaaattttatttccaaataataataataataataataaacaatgtaaacaatgacatgcttcctgactcctcctccacgtgacgcgtgaccttaccaacgagcttatgtcatccctctcatgagctcacatcacagagatgtacggaagtgaacatttgtagttataaagtatataagtattgttctgtttctaaaaataatcaattgtttgcgttcagaagaactttatttgtcgactggagtcgtgtggattattttgatgcaccctaaatatgcattttggaccttcaaaaaatggaggacattcacttgcattgtttagaggaggaggcctgaaatgaaatcctaaaagtcttaaattctgttttgatgaagaaagaaattcagatacatcttggatgacctgagggtgagtaaattctaagcaaattttcatttttgggtgaactattcctttaatgtcaaaTGGTACTGTAGCTAAACTTGGACTGTAAAATCATCCTACATCGCACAACAAATGTCGTCAAACTTTTACTTAAGCGTGTCCAGCAATGAGTACTGCTTAATTTCATATCATGCTCAATATtggatacacacacaaacaaaatgtctATAGTCCAGTCT is part of the Myxocyprinus asiaticus isolate MX2 ecotype Aquarium Trade chromosome 2, UBuf_Myxa_2, whole genome shotgun sequence genome and encodes:
- the LOC127409659 gene encoding WD repeat-containing protein 76-like; protein product: MDEVVRRSTRIKEKQSQEKTNILSPKCLTFCCERSDPEEKDNEGKAKSKNVRVDGHDKKSLPGYREGLSEYELERLENIRQNKAFLSSVNLPQISEALRPKPTQKGLKKEKTVTEMLPVRKSLRLQHKDRETPLAIKRTSTMTEKPVAKKRICKPPGPIPLDPVDLDEHVKLPEDLFKLWNESPLNRERGTTNLKLYQGVLQKMSLDDCSVVKVVKQRIFSAAFHPSSSSLFMAAGSNFGHLGLWNMGATWGDDDVLLFEPHSRPITCMAFSSQSSKLITVSYDGSARSMDLEKAVFDEVYRSSSGLKSFDFLSSDCSTLLLSDWDGDVAIVDRRTPGASYESLYTIDPKALRSVHVHPVKQQYFVVAESSSVHIYDLRSLKRRNNQAVCQLNGHSRSISSAFFSPVTGNRVLTTCLDNKIRVFNTSQMVDRAPLLGSVRHDMKTGRWLSKLSAVWDPKQEDCFVIGSMAWPRQIQVYHESCHLLHSFQNEEHLTTMCSITAFHPSRNALLGGNESGMLHVFSDQH